A genomic stretch from Thermomonospora umbrina includes:
- a CDS encoding DUF397 domain-containing protein, whose product MTEQEGADRVVIEFIDAADVPDEHRKDNKIFAPGTQAITMRNAAEPDGPTLYFTEAEWDAFVAGVKDGEFDDLLDDLPPED is encoded by the coding sequence GTGACCGAGCAGGAAGGCGCGGACCGGGTGGTCATCGAGTTCATCGATGCCGCCGACGTCCCCGACGAGCACCGCAAGGACAACAAGATCTTCGCCCCCGGCACTCAGGCGATCACCATGCGGAACGCCGCCGAGCCGGACGGTCCCACCCTCTACTTCACCGAGGCGGAGTGGGACGCGTTCGTCGCCGGGGTGAAGGACGGGGAGTTCGACGATCTGCTGGACGATCTCCCTCCCGAGGACTGA
- a CDS encoding phytoene desaturase family protein: protein MVDAVVVGSGPNGLSAALVLAAAGLRVEVYEAAEHPGGGARTEQLTLPGFWHDVCSAVHPMGLASPFFRAFGLEARGVEFLQPQVAYAHPLDGGRAGLAWADLERTADDLGRDGPAWRSLFGPLVDRWEGIVATAMSDYRHPPADLAGVARLGLRVLEQGSPLWRKRFRGDVAPALLAGSSAHAIAPLHRPAATGAGLLLGTLAHAVGWPIPRGGSRSIVSAMTTALEAHGGRIVTGHRVESLRDLPRVRAVLLDTAPAGLLRLAGDLLPDGYARSLRRFRYGGGVCKVDFALSGPVPWSAPGCDLAGTLHVVGDEREATIAERDVAAGRHADRPYVLVVQPGVVDDGRAPEGRHVLWAYAHVPNGSERDVSDQVIAQIERFAPGFGDLILAQRVVTAAQQPAYNANYVGGDISGGATTPWQMVMRPVPRWDPYRTPLPGVYLCSSSTPPGQAVHGMAGLHAAGRVLRGRFGVRTDPLELVRSLRKGP from the coding sequence ATGGTGGACGCCGTGGTGGTGGGTTCAGGTCCCAACGGGCTGTCGGCCGCGCTGGTGCTCGCGGCGGCGGGGCTGCGCGTCGAGGTGTACGAGGCGGCCGAGCATCCGGGGGGCGGTGCGCGCACCGAGCAGCTCACCCTTCCGGGGTTCTGGCACGACGTGTGCTCGGCGGTGCATCCGATGGGGCTGGCCTCCCCGTTCTTCCGGGCGTTCGGGTTGGAGGCGCGCGGCGTCGAGTTCCTCCAGCCGCAGGTGGCCTACGCCCATCCGCTCGACGGCGGCCGTGCCGGGCTCGCCTGGGCCGACCTGGAACGGACGGCCGATGACCTGGGTCGGGACGGGCCCGCGTGGCGTTCACTGTTCGGGCCTCTGGTCGACCGGTGGGAGGGGATCGTCGCCACCGCCATGTCGGACTACCGGCACCCGCCCGCCGACCTCGCCGGGGTGGCCCGCCTGGGGCTGCGGGTGCTGGAGCAGGGCTCCCCGCTCTGGCGCAAACGCTTCCGGGGCGACGTCGCGCCCGCCTTGTTGGCCGGGTCCAGCGCCCACGCCATCGCGCCGCTGCACCGTCCGGCCGCCACGGGCGCGGGGCTGCTGCTCGGGACCCTGGCGCACGCGGTCGGCTGGCCGATCCCGCGCGGCGGCAGCAGGTCGATCGTGTCCGCGATGACCACGGCGCTGGAGGCCCACGGCGGCCGGATCGTCACCGGGCACCGCGTCGAGTCGCTGCGGGACCTGCCGCGGGTCCGGGCCGTCCTGCTCGACACCGCCCCCGCCGGGCTGCTGCGGCTGGCCGGCGACCTCCTGCCGGACGGCTACGCCCGCAGCCTGCGGCGCTTCCGCTACGGGGGCGGCGTCTGCAAGGTGGACTTCGCGCTGTCGGGTCCGGTGCCATGGTCCGCGCCGGGCTGCGACCTGGCGGGCACGCTGCACGTGGTGGGCGACGAACGGGAGGCGACCATCGCCGAACGGGACGTCGCCGCCGGACGGCACGCCGACCGCCCGTACGTGCTCGTCGTGCAGCCCGGGGTGGTGGACGACGGCCGCGCGCCCGAGGGCCGGCACGTCCTGTGGGCGTACGCGCACGTCCCGAACGGCTCGGAGCGTGACGTGTCCGACCAGGTCATCGCCCAGATCGAACGGTTCGCCCCCGGGTTCGGCGACCTGATCCTCGCGCAGCGCGTCGTCACGGCCGCGCAGCAGCCCGCGTACAACGCCAACTACGTGGGCGGCGACATCTCGGGCGGCGCGACCACGCCGTGGCAGATGGTCATGCGGCCCGTTCCGCGCTGGGATCCGTACCGCACGCCGTTGCCGGGCGTGTACCTGTGCTCGTCGTCCACCCCGCCCGGGCAGGCCGTGCACGGGATGGCGGGGCTGCACGCCGCCGGGCGGGTGCTGCGCGGGCGCTTCGGCGTCCGCACCGACCCCCTGGAGCTGGTGCGGTCGCTGCGCAAGGGGCCCTGA
- a CDS encoding MFS transporter: MQTNDASPATDLAGRREWIGLAVLALPTVLISMDFTVLYVALPRLSADLGATATQQLWIMDVYGFLVAGLLITMGALGDRIGRRRLLLIGAAAFGTASVLAAFSTGAEMLIATRALLGVAGATLMPSTLSLLTTMFRNAGQRASAIGIWTGCFMTGATLGPIVGGRMLEHFWWGSVFLLGVPVMVVLLVAGPLLLPEFRASGPGRLEPTSVLLSMAAILPVVYGIKELAAGHADAPVVPITAIVAGLVFGALFVRRQRRLETPLLDLRLFADRTFTSALVLMLLAGTVLAGYFLLLSQYVQTVLGLSPASAGLWLAPSSVVMAVGATAAPALARRMRPEVLVPGGLVMSAVGFLLLTRAGSADGLAMAVTSVIVIHLGVAPLLALGTDLVMGSAPPEKAGAAASVSETCNELGVALGMATLGTLGAAVYRHRLDPAALDGLPDETADRAREGIAGASAAAGDVTSEASAVLMRAAGEAFTTGLHMAAVVGAVVYTAMALLAARTLRAHRTAQTVVEASAEGPAVPLEQR, encoded by the coding sequence ATGCAGACGAACGACGCGTCCCCGGCGACGGACCTCGCCGGCCGCAGAGAATGGATCGGGCTGGCCGTGCTGGCCCTGCCCACCGTCCTGATCTCCATGGACTTCACCGTCCTCTACGTGGCGCTCCCCCGGCTGAGCGCCGACCTGGGCGCCACCGCCACCCAGCAGCTTTGGATCATGGACGTGTACGGGTTCCTGGTCGCCGGGCTGCTGATCACCATGGGCGCGCTGGGCGACCGGATCGGCCGACGACGCCTGCTGCTGATCGGGGCCGCGGCCTTCGGCACCGCGTCGGTCCTGGCCGCGTTCTCGACGGGCGCCGAGATGCTGATCGCGACCCGGGCCCTGCTCGGAGTGGCGGGCGCGACGCTGATGCCGTCGACGTTGTCGCTGCTGACGACCATGTTCCGCAACGCCGGGCAGCGCGCCTCTGCCATCGGCATCTGGACGGGCTGCTTCATGACGGGCGCCACGTTGGGCCCCATCGTCGGCGGACGGATGCTGGAGCACTTCTGGTGGGGCTCGGTCTTCCTACTGGGCGTTCCCGTGATGGTGGTCCTGCTGGTGGCGGGGCCGTTGCTGCTGCCGGAGTTCCGCGCCTCGGGGCCGGGACGGCTGGAGCCGACGAGCGTGCTGCTGTCGATGGCGGCGATCCTGCCGGTCGTCTACGGGATCAAGGAGCTGGCGGCGGGGCATGCGGACGCCCCGGTCGTTCCGATCACGGCGATCGTCGCGGGGCTGGTGTTCGGGGCGTTGTTCGTACGGCGTCAGCGCCGGCTGGAGACCCCGCTGCTCGACCTGAGGCTCTTCGCCGACCGGACGTTCACCTCCGCCCTGGTCCTGATGCTGCTGGCGGGGACCGTGCTCGCGGGCTACTTCCTGTTGCTGAGCCAGTACGTGCAGACGGTGCTCGGGCTGTCGCCGGCCAGTGCCGGGCTGTGGCTGGCCCCCTCGTCGGTGGTCATGGCGGTGGGGGCCACGGCGGCCCCGGCGCTCGCCCGGCGGATGCGCCCGGAGGTGCTGGTGCCGGGCGGGTTGGTGATGTCGGCCGTCGGCTTCCTGCTGCTGACCCGGGCGGGCAGCGCGGACGGCCTGGCGATGGCGGTGACCAGCGTGATCGTGATCCATCTCGGGGTGGCGCCGCTGCTCGCACTGGGCACCGACCTGGTCATGGGCTCGGCCCCGCCGGAGAAGGCGGGCGCGGCGGCGTCGGTGTCGGAGACCTGCAACGAACTGGGCGTGGCGTTGGGCATGGCGACGCTGGGCACCCTCGGGGCGGCCGTCTACCGCCACCGGCTGGACCCGGCGGCGCTGGACGGGCTCCCCGACGAGACCGCCGACCGGGCCCGAGAGGGCATCGCCGGCGCTTCGGCGGCCGCGGGAGACGTGACCTCGGAGGCGTCCGCCGTCCTGATGCGCGCGGCGGGCGAGGCGTTCACGACCGGGCTGCACATGGCGGCGGTCGTCGGCGCCGTGGTGTACACCGCAATGGCGCTCCTCGCCGCACGGACGCTGCGCGCCCACCGCACCGCGCAGACCGTCGTGGAGGCGTCGGCCGAAGGGCCCGCGGTGCCCCTGGAGCAGCGGTGA
- a CDS encoding sigma-70 family RNA polymerase sigma factor produces the protein MTQTRPDAPEGTEPADFERLADPFRRELMAHCYRMLGSVHDAEDLVQETYLRAWRAYDRFEGRSSLRTWLYRIATTACLTALESRDRRPMPTGLGAPSADPADDPVERSEVPWLEPVPDALVGADGADPAAIVTSRESIRLAFVAALQHLPPRQRAVLILRDVLRWRAAEVAEAVGLSTAAVNSTLQRARAQLDRAGLTESGVDTALTAEQEALLDRYVKAFEAKDVPAIVELFTDDAVWEMPPFPAWYQGRADIGRHLSDRCPAGPGDLRVLRVRANGQPALAQYLRDPADGVFHPFNLQVVTFGPERITHAATFLDTSLFAVFGLPDSLPVRSR, from the coding sequence ATGACGCAGACACGACCCGACGCCCCCGAGGGGACGGAACCCGCCGACTTCGAGCGGCTCGCCGACCCGTTCCGGCGGGAGCTGATGGCGCACTGCTACCGGATGCTCGGATCCGTGCACGACGCCGAGGACCTCGTGCAGGAGACCTACCTGCGGGCCTGGCGCGCCTACGACCGCTTCGAGGGCCGCTCCTCGCTGCGCACCTGGCTCTACCGCATCGCCACCACCGCCTGCCTCACCGCCCTGGAGAGCCGGGACCGCCGCCCGATGCCCACCGGGCTGGGCGCCCCCAGCGCCGACCCCGCCGACGACCCGGTCGAACGGTCCGAGGTGCCCTGGCTGGAGCCGGTGCCCGACGCTCTGGTCGGGGCGGACGGCGCGGACCCGGCGGCGATCGTCACCTCACGCGAGAGCATCCGGCTGGCGTTCGTGGCCGCCCTCCAGCACCTGCCGCCCCGCCAACGCGCCGTGCTGATCCTCCGCGACGTCCTCCGGTGGCGCGCCGCCGAGGTCGCCGAGGCGGTCGGCCTCAGCACCGCCGCCGTCAACAGCACCCTCCAGCGCGCCCGCGCCCAACTCGACCGCGCCGGGCTCACCGAGTCCGGTGTCGACACCGCCCTGACCGCCGAGCAGGAGGCGCTGCTCGACCGCTACGTCAAGGCGTTCGAGGCCAAGGACGTGCCCGCCATCGTCGAGCTGTTCACCGACGACGCCGTGTGGGAGATGCCGCCCTTCCCGGCCTGGTACCAGGGCCGCGCCGACATCGGCCGCCACCTGTCCGACCGCTGCCCCGCCGGCCCCGGCGACCTGCGGGTCCTCCGCGTCCGGGCCAACGGCCAACCCGCCCTCGCCCAATACCTGCGCGACCCCGCCGACGGCGTCTTCCACCCCTTCAACCTCCAGGTCGTCACCTTCGGCCCCGAGCGCATCACCCACGCCGCCACCTTCCTCGACACCTCCCTCTTCGCCGTCTTCGGCCTGCCCGACTCGCTCCCCGTGCGGTCCCGATGA
- a CDS encoding helix-hairpin-helix domain-containing protein has product MGATEDEVAALLLEYADLFAMNGGDGIRVRSYKKAAASIAAFPGDLSAVDVRTVPDVGEAIAKKVEEALERGTFRQLEDLRGRIPAGARTLLAIPGLGPKRALQLHTDLGVDSPQALGEAIAEGRLDGLKGFGPKTRQSLLEGVASITAG; this is encoded by the coding sequence ATGGGTGCGACCGAGGACGAGGTGGCGGCGCTGCTGCTGGAGTACGCCGATCTGTTCGCCATGAACGGCGGCGACGGCATCCGCGTGCGCAGCTACAAGAAGGCCGCCGCGTCGATCGCCGCCTTCCCGGGCGACCTGTCCGCCGTCGACGTCCGCACCGTCCCCGACGTCGGCGAGGCCATCGCCAAGAAGGTCGAGGAGGCCTTGGAGCGCGGCACCTTCCGGCAGCTCGAGGACCTGCGCGGCAGGATCCCGGCCGGGGCCCGCACCCTGCTGGCGATCCCCGGTCTGGGCCCCAAGCGGGCGCTCCAACTGCACACCGACCTCGGCGTCGACTCCCCGCAGGCCTTGGGCGAGGCCATCGCGGAGGGCCGCCTCGACGGGCTCAAGGGCTTCGGGCCCAAGACCCGGCAGTCCCTCCTGGAGGGTGTCGCCTCGATCACGGCGGGCTGA
- a CDS encoding helix-turn-helix domain-containing protein, with protein sequence MDNTFTTTGDEPLAQVPAELASPLRPHVQAAAEEMVREIQVLVPEYSRPLESRYGRRMRWAIQETVRHFVDAMGRPDPDWADLIEIYTRIGAYEARNGRSLDGLQTAIRVSGQVACRRFIKDARRLDWSLPTLGQVTESLFVFLEKIAGAAAQGYADAQEQVVTERERSRWRLRDLLIVDPPASLEAIADLSRSARWESPRTLALVAVRPPVGHPPPVMPPSILADWHGPDPYLVVPDPDGPGQDRLIASLVRECAAAVGPTVPVNKGALSLRWARHALTLVERGVIPEKGPIRCLDHIPTLVAAMSEELIGVALHERLTPLMALPPHRRDPLARTLLTYMENRDNAVAAAERLLVHEQTVRYRIRRLEEMFGDALSDPERRIEMLILLHTWVRFGDARDGDPDE encoded by the coding sequence ATGGACAACACCTTCACCACCACCGGGGACGAACCGCTCGCGCAGGTTCCGGCCGAGCTGGCGTCGCCGCTGCGTCCGCACGTCCAGGCGGCCGCCGAGGAGATGGTCCGGGAGATCCAGGTCCTGGTGCCCGAGTACTCGCGGCCCCTGGAGAGCAGGTACGGCCGGCGCATGCGGTGGGCGATCCAGGAGACCGTCCGGCACTTCGTCGACGCGATGGGGCGGCCCGACCCGGACTGGGCCGACCTGATCGAGATCTACACCCGTATCGGCGCGTACGAGGCCCGCAACGGCCGCAGCCTCGACGGGCTGCAGACCGCGATCCGGGTCAGCGGGCAGGTCGCCTGCCGGCGGTTCATCAAGGACGCCCGCCGGCTGGACTGGTCGCTGCCCACGCTCGGCCAGGTCACCGAGTCGCTGTTCGTGTTCCTGGAGAAGATCGCGGGGGCCGCCGCGCAGGGCTACGCCGACGCCCAGGAACAGGTCGTCACCGAGCGGGAGCGCTCCCGCTGGCGGCTGCGGGACCTGCTGATCGTGGACCCGCCCGCCAGCCTCGAGGCGATCGCCGACCTGTCCCGCTCGGCCCGCTGGGAGTCGCCCCGCACCCTGGCGCTGGTGGCGGTGCGACCGCCGGTCGGCCATCCGCCGCCGGTGATGCCGCCGTCGATCCTGGCCGACTGGCACGGTCCCGACCCGTACCTCGTCGTCCCCGACCCGGACGGGCCCGGCCAGGACCGCCTGATCGCCTCGCTGGTCCGCGAGTGCGCCGCCGCCGTCGGTCCGACCGTTCCGGTGAACAAGGGGGCGCTGTCGCTGCGCTGGGCGCGGCACGCGCTGACGCTGGTGGAACGCGGCGTGATCCCCGAGAAGGGGCCGATCCGCTGCCTGGACCACATCCCGACCCTGGTCGCCGCGATGAGCGAGGAGCTGATCGGCGTCGCGCTCCACGAACGGCTGACCCCGTTGATGGCGCTGCCGCCGCACCGTCGCGACCCGCTGGCCCGCACGCTCCTCACGTACATGGAGAACCGGGACAACGCCGTCGCGGCGGCCGAGCGTCTGCTGGTGCACGAGCAGACGGTGCGGTACCGGATCCGCCGGTTGGAGGAGATGTTCGGCGACGCGCTCTCCGACCCCGAGCGCCGGATCGAGATGCTGATCCTGCTCCACACCTGGGTGCGGTTCGGGGACGCCCGGGACGGCGACCCCGACGAGTGA
- a CDS encoding CBS domain-containing protein, translating into MAQKVSEVMTPVPVAVEPQASLVEAAEQMRQHGIGDVLVTEGESLRGLVTDRDIVVRAVAAGLDMSTTTVSEVCSAELITVAPADDADAAVRLMREHAIRRVPVVDGDRPVGVVSIGDMAIQRDTRSVLSDISAQPPTT; encoded by the coding sequence ATGGCTCAGAAGGTGAGCGAGGTCATGACACCCGTTCCGGTGGCCGTGGAGCCTCAGGCGTCGTTGGTCGAGGCGGCGGAGCAGATGCGGCAGCACGGGATCGGGGACGTGCTGGTGACCGAGGGGGAGAGCCTGCGGGGGCTGGTGACCGATCGGGACATCGTGGTGCGCGCGGTGGCGGCCGGGCTCGACATGTCCACGACCACGGTGTCGGAGGTGTGCAGCGCGGAGCTGATCACCGTCGCGCCGGCCGACGACGCGGACGCCGCCGTGCGGTTGATGCGCGAGCACGCCATCCGTCGCGTTCCGGTGGTCGACGGCGATCGGCCGGTGGGCGTGGTCTCCATCGGTGACATGGCGATCCAGCGCGACACCCGTTCCGTGCTGTCCGACATCAGCGCCCAGCCTCCGACGACCTGA
- a CDS encoding proline--tRNA ligase, whose translation MRWSQLYAPTLRQDPADAEAASHRLLVRAGFVRQLMAGHYSLLPLAVRVRAKVIQVIREEMTRIGAQEFILPAMHPADLWRRTGRWDAMGEEMFRLTDRRGTDLALGMTHEEVIASVAAELGSYRRLPQLWYQFQTKFRDEPRPRSGLIRVREFTMKDSYSLDVDEAGLDRSFALHDEAYRRIFARLGVPAIGVEASSGNMGGSDSVEFMCPSEAGEDLVVRCPSGDYAANVEKAASRLDPVADGPGPPVPERFDTPHARTIEELTRLHDVPAERQVKTLVYVLDDRLALVLMRGDHALVEQKLADATGAVAIRPAHQEEIVAALKAAPGSLGAVTAALPPDHGMTILADEALRGRRDMTTGANVDGVHVRGVDIARDVAVDHWADLREVRAGEPCPRCGAPLEVVDAIEVGHIFKLGYRYTEAMGVRVLGPDGAEITPIMGSYGIGVERAIAAIVEANHDDAGIVWPVGVAPFDVAVVLLNPGDAEVAAVAERVHTALGAAGVDVVLDDRDERPGAKFKDVELIGIPYRVTVGRRGVDAGTVEITARASGETVVVPVDEAAPRLVGLLTA comes from the coding sequence ATGCGGTGGAGTCAGTTGTACGCGCCGACCTTGCGGCAGGACCCGGCGGATGCCGAGGCCGCGAGTCACCGGCTGTTGGTGCGGGCGGGATTTGTTCGCCAGTTGATGGCGGGGCACTACTCGCTGCTGCCGTTGGCCGTGCGGGTGCGCGCCAAGGTGATCCAGGTGATCCGCGAGGAGATGACCCGGATCGGGGCGCAGGAGTTCATCCTGCCGGCGATGCACCCGGCGGACCTGTGGCGGCGGACGGGGCGCTGGGACGCGATGGGCGAGGAGATGTTCCGCCTCACCGACCGCAGGGGCACCGACCTGGCCCTGGGCATGACGCACGAGGAGGTCATCGCCTCGGTGGCGGCGGAGCTGGGGTCGTACCGGCGGCTGCCGCAGCTCTGGTACCAGTTCCAGACGAAGTTCCGGGACGAGCCGAGGCCCCGGTCGGGGCTGATCCGGGTCCGGGAGTTCACCATGAAGGACTCCTACAGCCTGGACGTCGACGAGGCCGGGCTCGACCGCTCGTTCGCGCTGCACGACGAGGCGTACCGGCGGATCTTCGCGCGGCTCGGCGTTCCCGCGATCGGCGTGGAGGCGTCGAGCGGCAACATGGGCGGCAGCGACTCGGTGGAGTTCATGTGCCCGTCCGAGGCGGGCGAGGACCTGGTGGTCCGTTGCCCCTCGGGCGACTACGCCGCGAACGTGGAGAAGGCCGCGTCCCGGCTCGACCCGGTCGCGGACGGGCCGGGGCCACCGGTGCCGGAGCGGTTCGACACGCCGCACGCCCGGACGATCGAGGAGCTGACGCGTCTGCACGACGTGCCCGCCGAGCGCCAGGTCAAGACGCTGGTGTACGTCCTGGACGACCGGCTCGCCCTCGTGCTGATGCGCGGTGACCACGCCCTGGTCGAACAGAAACTGGCGGACGCGACGGGGGCGGTCGCGATCCGTCCGGCGCACCAAGAGGAGATCGTGGCGGCGCTCAAAGCCGCGCCGGGCAGCCTCGGCGCGGTGACCGCCGCGCTTCCGCCCGACCACGGGATGACGATCCTCGCCGACGAGGCGCTGCGGGGCCGCCGTGACATGACGACCGGGGCGAACGTCGACGGCGTCCACGTGCGCGGCGTCGACATCGCCCGGGACGTCGCCGTGGACCACTGGGCGGATCTGCGCGAGGTCCGCGCGGGGGAGCCGTGCCCTCGGTGCGGCGCGCCGCTGGAGGTGGTGGACGCCATCGAGGTCGGCCACATCTTCAAGCTGGGGTACCGCTACACGGAGGCGATGGGCGTCCGGGTCCTGGGCCCCGACGGTGCGGAGATCACCCCGATCATGGGCTCGTACGGCATCGGGGTGGAACGGGCGATCGCCGCGATCGTCGAGGCCAACCACGACGACGCGGGCATCGTCTGGCCCGTCGGCGTGGCCCCGTTCGACGTCGCGGTGGTCCTCCTGAACCCGGGCGACGCCGAGGTCGCCGCCGTCGCGGAGCGTGTCCACACCGCCCTGGGCGCGGCCGGTGTCGACGTGGTCCTGGACGACAGGGACGAACGACCGGGCGCCAAGTTCAAGGACGTCGAGCTGATCGGCATCCCGTACCGGGTGACGGTCGGCAGGCGCGGCGTGGACGCGGGGACGGTGGAGATCACCGCCAGGGCCTCCGGCGAGACCGTCGTCGTGCCGGTCGACGAGGCCGCACCCCGCCTCGTCGGGCTGCTCACCGCATGA
- a CDS encoding MarR family winged helix-turn-helix transcriptional regulator — translation MEMATAPARLRGTPSWLLNQAAVHAGRHVNEGFAAIGARRYHYSLLAALTEFGPASQAALGRRCGIDRSDVVATLNELAGRDLVRREPDPTDRRRNIIRITPAGADHLTHLDTVLARAQDAAMAPLSGPEREELVRLLTRLLEPAPRD, via the coding sequence ATGGAGATGGCGACCGCACCCGCCCGGCTGCGCGGCACCCCGAGCTGGCTGCTCAACCAGGCCGCCGTGCACGCCGGCCGACACGTCAACGAGGGCTTCGCCGCGATCGGCGCGCGCCGCTACCACTACTCGCTGCTGGCCGCGCTGACCGAGTTCGGCCCCGCCAGCCAGGCCGCCCTCGGCCGTCGCTGCGGCATCGACCGCAGCGACGTCGTGGCGACGCTCAACGAACTCGCCGGACGCGACCTGGTCCGGCGCGAGCCCGACCCGACCGACCGCCGGCGCAACATCATCCGGATCACCCCCGCCGGCGCCGACCACCTGACGCACCTCGACACCGTCCTCGCCCGGGCGCAGGACGCCGCCATGGCCCCGCTCTCGGGCCCGGAACGCGAGGAGCTGGTACGCCTCCTCACCCGCCTCCTGGAGCCCGCCCCACGGGATTGA
- a CDS encoding helix-turn-helix domain-containing protein yields the protein MGTAAGADGRVLDLEPAGPVVPRVLLGSRLRRLREEAGVTREAAGEEIRASGSKISRLELGRTGFKQRDVADLLSLYGVADEAERAVLLEMARQANGPAWWHAYAEVVPSWFQSYLSLEPAAAVIRTYEVQFVPGLLQTEEYARAVIRVGHPGAAAAEVERRVELRMRRQAILHRARPPHLWAVVDEAALRRPHAGVSAQREQIRRLIEIGRLPHVTVQVMSFRAGGHAAAGGPITLLRLPERELADVVYLEQLASAVYPDRPDDVMGYWHVLNNLATQAEAPDVSELLLRRLLQEL from the coding sequence ATGGGCACTGCTGCCGGGGCCGACGGGCGCGTTCTCGATCTCGAACCGGCGGGGCCGGTGGTGCCGCGCGTCCTGCTGGGCTCCCGGTTGCGGCGGCTCCGCGAGGAGGCCGGGGTCACCCGGGAGGCGGCGGGCGAGGAGATCCGCGCCTCCGGCTCCAAGATCAGCAGGCTGGAGCTGGGCCGCACCGGCTTCAAGCAGCGCGACGTCGCCGACCTGCTCAGCCTGTACGGTGTCGCCGACGAGGCCGAGCGCGCCGTCCTGCTGGAGATGGCGCGGCAGGCCAACGGTCCGGCCTGGTGGCACGCGTACGCCGAGGTGGTGCCGTCGTGGTTCCAGTCGTACCTGAGCCTGGAGCCGGCCGCCGCGGTGATCCGCACCTACGAGGTCCAGTTCGTTCCCGGGCTGCTGCAGACGGAGGAGTACGCGCGGGCGGTCATCCGGGTCGGGCATCCCGGGGCCGCGGCGGCGGAGGTCGAGCGCCGGGTCGAGCTGCGGATGCGGCGGCAGGCGATCCTGCACCGTGCCCGTCCGCCGCACCTGTGGGCGGTGGTCGACGAGGCGGCGCTGCGGCGTCCGCACGCCGGCGTGTCCGCCCAGCGCGAGCAGATCCGGCGGCTGATCGAGATCGGCCGTCTCCCCCATGTGACGGTGCAGGTCATGTCGTTCCGCGCGGGCGGGCACGCCGCCGCGGGCGGGCCGATCACGCTGCTGCGCCTGCCCGAACGCGAGCTGGCCGACGTCGTGTACCTCGAACAGCTCGCCAGCGCCGTCTACCCCGACCGGCCGGACGACGTCATGGGCTATTGGCACGTTCTCAACAACCTGGCCACCCAGGCCGAGGCCCCCGACGTCAGCGAGCTGCTGCTGCGGCGTCTGCTCCAGGAGCTTTGA